The nucleotide sequence CCACCAGTGGCGTCCCTGCCCCCTCTCGGAGCCATAATTTATGCCGCATGTTTGCCATAACTCAATGGCTGCGCGACTGCGGCGAGCTGAGAATTTAACCGGAGGGAAGAAAGAAGCGGGGGGGTTGCACTCGAAAAATGCAAGTGCGCTTACTAAATCAGAAAACCAAAGCTTTAAATAGTGTACTGCTAAGTATAGTTTTGTAATTTAGGGCCTTAAGTTTTTGTCTATTGATCTGACATCTATTTAACACCTTTACTTCAATAGCTCACATTATTTTTAACATACCTAAAGTGATGGAATTATCatacattaattattttacaaatatttataggCATATCCCCCTGCATTTTAgttcattaattttattttcataaaataatgattgattgattgattttcCGTTCAAAGAATTTCCAATTTAATCAAGCTTAAATTTTCTTCCAGTGCTTTGGGACCTTCAACTGTGTATTTGTGCGGCTGATGAAGCTCAATCGATAAATGCGATTCTCGGGCTTGAGCTTTCCATGGCCCTCCGCCTTCTGGGCTGCGTTTTTGTCGCCGATTGAGCGAACAATTGCTAGATGGCGGCCAAGATGAATTGCCAGCAATTGTGCGCATTGCTAACCATTTGTTAGCCAACAAGAACAGCGCGGAGATGGCGACTTTAGAGCCGGGCTTAGAGGGCATTTTGCAGTTCCGCAGACCCAGTTTTCAGCTACGGAATTGGGGGCCAAGGCAGTTGACAATGGCATCAGACAAATGGCCCATATAGGGCCATACACTCGCCCCGATACAAGCCCATTAATAATTATGGTTATGGCCTTCTTTTTGGCCAGTGCAAATGTTAATGGCCTTTCTGTGCCTGGTTCAAATCGATTTTCGACCCATTTTCCGTTCGCAATCTTTTTGCTTGTAAATTGCAAAACACACTCACATATTTGGTATCAACCACTGGCCACTAATTAGCCAAAAAACATTGTCACAGCATTTGGCATATGCCGGAATGGTTAAAAGCGCATATAACTCTCCATACgagcatatatattttattgcctTTAACCCAAAAACTGTGCTAAATCCGCCTACTACATGTGTAATTCATTAGCCGCATTTGGGTGTCAGTGGGTTAGACAGGCTTATATTCCGCTAATGGAGTCTATCTGTAAATAATttcaattcaaattaaattgaatttacaaATAGGTTGGTCGAAGGAAAAGTTTCTTCAGTAGTGGTTGAAAAACCACAGCAGGTAATGCTAATTTAATTGAttactttaaatattaaagtcaaagtttaataaaatatgcATATTCCTCTCTGACTTCTATCAATGCGTTTCCATTTCAGTGACTTTTAGTATTATATACTCAGTGTACTCCACGAGTAATGGGTTTAATTTcgtttaatttgtttaaagatatttttagCGAACGTGCCAAAGTACCGAAAACGGGTTGAACAAATCGTAACAAAATGTGAGCTATCTATTGGTTGACTTTGTTTATATATGTGCACTCTAATTGAATAATGTTTAATTGTTTTTCATTTAGCGGTTAGCTGTGGTCGCCAAATTTAAATTCTCTTTTGGTGGCAGGGGAAAATGCCTGGTGACACTCAATGAAGTGTAGTGAGTTATTTCGTGGGGCAAATTGTCCAAATGGGCCATGATAAACTCTCGGGCTTTATTGCGGGTCAACTTCTAGCACATATCTATGAGGAATCTGCTATATCTCGCCCCCTATTTGTCTCCACTCGCCTTAACAAATAAGCATTTCCTTCTGACCAGCCTCGAACCAGGCCGCCTCTAGATATTTTTTTGTAGTTCTATTTGGCATAAAGCCAAAGATAAATGGCGAATTCCAAATGCCAACAGAAGTATAACCAAGCAGGAAGGTCAGCCGGCCAAGGGaatgggatgggatggggTCGCACACATAGAAACTCACAGGAACCATAACAAATCTAGCTGGGATTCCGATTGGCCTTCCATCCTCTTCAGCCCCTCCTCCAGTTGGAGGGTCGGATTTATGTGCGCTCATGTCAGTGCACACAAAAAGTTAAACAGCGCGCAACGGAAGTGCGACAACGACAACAGACCCAGCAGCCGGAGATATGGTAACCATTCTCGGGTTCGGGAGAGGAGGGTAACCCCTAGTCCGGAACCCTGAACCCGGAACCCGGACCAGGATCTGGACAATCAGGAAACAAGCCAGGCACTGCAATTGCTCTGGCTGTTGAAATCCCAGCGTCCTCGACGTGCTCTCATTATCGTGAATCTCCAAACTAAATACGACGAGCATAAGTATATCAAAGGGGAAAGACTAGAAAAGAAAAACCCAACACGAAGTGGTGGAAATTGCTTAGATAAAATAGAGTAAAACTGGTTGCCCTAAGATTTAACTAGACTATTggtagtaaaaataaatattataaaatgttgCCACCTATATATTATCATTAAAAAAAGGTGCCCAAAAGTATGCTGTAAATCAGAACgtgtttatttgtattttgttgcatactGTTAGGCACTCTTTTATTAAGAAAACTTCATTCTGAATTAGTTTTAATAACCTagacaaatattttaattaaagcaTTGTCAGCAGGACTTTAATTAAAGATtcaatgtatatatataggtCATTTAATTTGGTTTTACAACAAAAACACCCCTTAGGTAATATCCCACTTAAAATTGCAAATGAAAATGCgcaaatgaataaataattatGACCCGTAGCTATTGCAGTTCTGCACTTCCTCCTCGCTTATCCAAATAAAATGCCAGACAGATTCGTTGTCGTAATCCGAATAACCCCGCATACCCTCGATCCGCCGTAAAGTGTGTCAACTAGTTTTATCTCGCCTTGAGCGGCGGCAAAGTCGGAGGCATCAGTTTCATCCCGCCCACCCTGGGACCCCACTAACGGCATTACCTGATATGTGAGGTGCCGCTCGACGTGgggcaaaaaaatataagaaaaatttgCGAACATTTTCGCTGTTGTTCTCGCCACTCTTTTTCCCCGTTTTTATAGCCAGAGCCAACTTCCGTTGCCTGTTGACATATTTCCACTTCATTGGAACTAACAGAGTCAAATGAAGAGACAGCCGCCAGGCGAGATGGCCCGAGTTCTAGCCGGCTTCTGATCCAAAAACACCTGGGGACTCATTCAGgtgagcagcagcagcaggttGGAAAATAGGAGGATAGAAGGCCGGCAATGAAGACGGACGGAAGCATTGGATACACGGCTCAGCGCTCGCACTAACGACAAATATTTGACACATGTGAGCAGAAAGCAAGGAAGTGGTACACCTGAAAAATCTAGAAAATCAGAAAGTGTCAGAGAACCTTTTATTATTTATGGGAAATCAGCGAGCTTTATAAAATACCATTTAATTATAATACTCTATATATAAATAGAGGATGTTAAATTTAAAGGATCAATGCAGAGATAAAATCTGTAAAGCCACAGGGTCTCAATTCTGTTCTTACCATAGTGTAGGTTAATGCTAAGAACTAATTTTGACCTGAGTAACACCAATAATTAACAACAATTGCTTTGcttatttaatttacttttaatttattaaggaTGTGTTTACTTTCTTTCAGTGTACAAGGCGGTGTCGGAACGCGAAGGCATAGGCTAAAATATGCCAGACATGTGCCAGGACACGCGTATCAGGACGTGCGTGTTGTGGCTGGGGATCTATGGGTCCCACTTGTCCTTCCACCTCCAGATCCCCCACTTCCCCCCACACCACAATCTCAAGCCCTTGTGCCTTTATTTTTTGCACATTTTAATTTGTGTCAAATTGTTGCTAAAATGCAAAACGCATTGTGCGCCAGGAGACATCTCAACCCATTCAGGGCATTCCATTACCAGCTCCTTCCCAATGTCCTTATTCTCTGCGCTTtctttattttccttttttttccttttgttGCCTTGTTAACACAGTTTTGTGCTTTTGTTTTCatgtgtgtgtctgtgaaggtttgttgtttttatttctcCTTATTGTGGCATAACAAAAACACGGCCAAACAAAGGGGGGAAATGGCGAGAAAAGCGAAGGGTGAAAGCGTTGGGAGAAAGGAGTGGGGATGCAGCTGCTGCAATGTCTCCATGTTGCAAAAGCACAACAATAAAAGTTGTTACAAATTCATTACCGAAGGCGTTAAATTTGACACAGTTTTGCATGGAGCACAACGGACGAGGAAGAAGGGGGTGCGAAATTCAGGACGAGGGGCACCAAAGGACGAACAGGACATGCAACAAAGGAAATCAGTCCGATAGGGCAAGGAAGTGCAATTAAATTGCTTTTTACTGCTCGTTATTCAATTTATACTCACCCACAAAAAGGCGTCATTAAAAATTTGTagattaaaaaaacaaattgttatttaaattaatctaaaaaatgttttccatcagcttgacatttttttattaaggAAATTTTGATTGGAACAAGGGGTACTGATTCTCTTATTTGCATTTCCCAATAAAAATCCCTGCTCTGCTCTTTTGTCTCAAGATTTTCGATGTATCTTTTGTTCTTCGATTTTATTATCATTTCCATTATTTAGATATACTTTATTGAGGATGTAGCCCAATAATTCGGGGAGACATTTTATAACTCGTGGAGGCGTTAAGAGAAAAGGATTATTATCCGGTGACATCTCAGCTAACACGATTCGTTTGGCACTTTGCATCTAAATCGAAATTACAGGCACACGCATGCATGATCAGGACGGCAGGAGGGTGTGCGAAAGAGAGAGGTGAGTGGGGAGTGAAAGGGAGGGGAGACACCCCATCAAGTATGCAGAGGGCGTCACTTCCGCTTACTGTTCATTGCTCCTCTGAAGGGACGGCTGTCTACCCCTCTCTTTCTAGAGCAAAGCACCCTTCTCTTTCGCTCACCATTTATAAACTGAATTTATCTTCAACATTTTGTTGGGGCTTTTGTTGCCCTCGCCTTTTGTTGGGCGGCATTAACCTTAGGGTTTAATTTGTTGCGACTTCCGTTCGGCTGCTGGCAATATGTATGGGAATTACTCAAATTGCGATTTCCGCTGATTTCCCACTGCCGGCGGCTTTATTCCAAGGGTTTTCCTCCCATTAAGAGTAAAGTTTTGAGGCTTTGTgttaaagtttaaaattagACATTCGTTTGCCGCTTTAAATTAATGAAACAAATAGGTTTATATTCGCTAATACTTtctaaaaagttttttaagtCATGTatgttttttgtgttttataatttttaataacgcttaattattaaaagtaaaaacagccatgcaaatttaattttacataCTAAATATCATTGTGTTTTGACatgttaaaaattaaatttcaacaAACTCATGAATACCTACTAAATCTAAATGTTTCATATTGTCAGGATTTAATTCTTGTTTCACTTGATTAACAGTATTGTGATAAAAGCAAGACAACAAATTAAATTGGGAATTAATTAACAATTTCTAGCGTTCAAATTTGTATGCTGCCATTATCTAAAGCTCCCCTAAACTCATTTAAATCTGCACATAATTGCAATTAGAACCCGATATTAATCATGGTCTTCCGCAATGTGACATTTGGCTATCGCCTGGACAATTGTTAATGGAGAACCGCATATTCAAACAGCTTGCTCTCCAGTGTTTGCTCAGCTGTGAAAATGACTCGAAAAATGCTGGAACTATGttgaaaaacaaacaaatggAACAAATGGCCCTGTATGGGCGAATTCTATTCGCATTTAACCTTTGGCAGCCATTACCAACTGGCGGCCACCAAATGGACAATATCGATTGACCCCGTTTCCGTTTTCGATTGCAATTCGTTTCAGTTTCATGCACTTTGCACCCTGCACTTTCTCCTCCCCTCTTCCGCCCCCTAAAGCCCAGAATTCGATGGCAAGCGAGCAAAGAAAACATAATTTACTTCCGCTTGAACGGATTGACTTTGAATTTCATTTAGCGTCGGACTCTGGGACCCCGGCACCCGAACCCGAACCCACTCCTACATCCTGATGTTCTCCAGCCAGCTGCTGACCATGCTTAAATGCGGCTCATTTATCAATAGCTGCTTAGCATGGAGAAAGGATGCCGGCGAAAGACACAAGGAGAAAGTCCGGGAACCCTTTAAAGGGttatatttaaacatttagaCAGTagaaacttttgtttaatattttgatgtTATTTATATGGTTATCTTATAATTTTGAGTAcaaattctaaaaaatattaaaaatggcttaccttataaataaaagtaaaatttgtttatataaaattaatatttttttttaaatattgttgatttgtttttttgttaggaGTGTTTgaatataatacatttttataaccTAGAggattttaatatattatacCCAGTACATTTtgataaatataataaaatactcaagataaataaaacttaattttatTGTCCTATTACAACATCTAAATATTTTCTAGCAGTGCATGCCACAACTTATCAACCAGTTGCTGGCCAGCTGGGCGTGGTCCAGCATCCCACATCCACATTCTACTGCGAAATGGACAAGGAGTCTGGATTCCAGGGGGTGGCGGGAACGAGGTCAACAGCAAGTCTCTGTTTCTCGGCTCCCGTTTCCGATTTCCGCTGGCGCACTTCAAAAATTGACTTTTACAAGAAAACAATTGCAGGCAGCGCTGATAAGTGGCCGAGAGCAATGGACAGGCCATGTCCGCGTCTGTGTCCAATGGTCCAACAGTCCAACAGTCCAATAGTCCAATAGTCAACATGCCATAGGATGCTCCACGTTCCAGCAGACCCCCCCCCCAGACACCACCTCCTACATCTACTCCTTATCCTTGTCCTTTTCGATTTCGTCCTGGAAGTCGCAGCTGTCGAATTGTGGGGAGCCAAGGATGGAGGCGAAACACTGGCGAGTAAAATCAATTCTTTATGGCCACGAACGTTCAATGCACTTGCCCAGATATAAACCGGGGATGGAATGGAATTTCATTAATTCGACTTTTGGCGTTCTTTTATTTGAATGCAAGCTTCCGGAAATCTAAAATCCAATATAATGAAATGgtctttaaatttgaaatttaatgTACCTTCATTCTTAATGCAAAGAGGAACAGAGAAAATATTCTGAAATTGCATTTTCTTAAAGTTCTTATTTTCTATTCAACTGATTAATTTGAACAAGTAAAAAACCTAAATTTCGACTGGAAAATTAATGAAATGTGTTTCGCAATCGTAGTGTATTTACGGTTTTCGCGGTTAAGTGGCTTTTCTTGTTTCGCCGGCAACAAAACTTTCTTTCCTTTTTCCACTTTTCTTGTGTTTTGACCTCCATTTGTTTTCTGATGGCAAGCCAATATGATTTTCAACCGGAAAAGTCAGTTTGTTCAGGTGCAGGTATGTGCAATTCAATATTATTCCAATATTGTCATTGGGCAATGGTTTTTACACAGCAAATACAACTTAATTATGACACAGACACACTACGCAAATGCAGGGAATGAAGGTGGGTTTTTCGGGTTGCTTGAGAGTGGGTGTGAAAGGGATCCATTGGAACTCCTTCTACACCCATGTGCACGTGTCCATGCAAATTTCATTTGGCAATTtgttattgaaatattttgtacAACTAATGAATTGCAGAACCAACTGCGAACAAACAATTCAAAACGGGGCAAGGGGAATTGGGGGCGGGAAATCCCTTTCATGTCCCAGTTTACACGGCCAGTTTGTCTGGCTTTTCAGTTAGGTAATAGCCCTCAATATTTAATGCCAATTTATGTTGTGTGTTCTCTTGTTTTGCATATACGTACGAGTTCCGACTAACTGGCCAAAGGAGACTCCTTTGTGTTTGTATCTGTTCTGGATATGCTGCATCAATTAAAGGTAATTCATTCATGTGAATATTGCATCACAGAGCCTTGCCAGGATCCACAGCTCCCCTCAGCACCCCCGATATCTCTGTTTTCCTGCCTGCGAGTGTTGGCAGGCCAATCGATGGCTATAAGATACCTTGAAAAAAACACTGAAGAAAACTATATGATAGTTTTTTAATTCTAAAAATActttttgtgtaaaattacAAGCCACATAATATTTTCGATACTAGTTATTAAATGActtcatttatattaaaacCCTTTCGGAAGGGGATTTTTCCTAAGTATAAGCTAACAAGATAAAGCCTTTATGACGCTTTCTTGGTACTTAAAATAAATCCATCTAGCTAGTCAATTAACGATAACTTACTAGCTatttaactaaaaaaaaattattttaaatatatatatttaaaaatatgttaaacATATTGCAAAAATTTCTGTCTAGTGATTGCTAAAAATACTTAATTCATAATATGTTGGTATCGAACTATCCAAAAAAAACTGATATTTTACTGACTCAACCTAATCTCAGTGTATGCAAATTGTGCAAATGTCGCCCCAGGGAAAGGACTCTGAGTGGCGGGCGGTGTAGCCAAGCCCATTAGCCTCCGGCTGTGTTTGCTCCTGATGCTCCTGCCAAACTCCTGGGCGGGCAAAATGTAAATGTGCATCTTAATGCAGATGTAAGCATTTCGCACCTGACGTCGGTTTATCTTGTCCAGTTGATAATTTGCCAAGATTGTCCCAGGGAAAGGCATAATTTGCTGAAAGATTATTGTCTAACCCATTGTGTGTGGCTCGATATGCTGATATGGTTTTCGGCCGAGAAGGGGCTTAAGTTTGCCGCAATTATTGTCTGTGGAATATGAATATGACATAAATGAAACTAAGATGCCAGTGTTGAGCAAAAGTAATCTAATTAGCAGAAACAAGTCAAAACAGCATGTGATTGGATTAAATGGAAACAATGTAGGCGAAATTATTTAGAACTTCAAATCTCTTTGCGCAATCAAGAAAATTATAGTAAATTGAAACTGCATGCGTTTAAGAGATGTGGTCACAAACGGATAAGTTAAGAGGAATTGCAAATAGTACAAATTCCTTCTTAAACTTTAGCTCcgaataaatttaaaaaatgtacagCAACTCTAGTTAAAAACTTGGTAATGATAGTGATTAAATTATGAGAAAATACATGCTTCCCTCTTACTACTTGTATACAATGCCCTTCAGTGGAACATCCCCTTCAAGCCTTTAACTGGTTCATTGCCTTTCGAGTTGCCGTCAAGTTTGCCTGCATAATTTGAAACTTTCTTTTGTTCTATTACGGAATATGTGTTCAGTATACAGGCAGTACAGGTGGGGAAGTCTACCACCTGCTGTTGGGTCCCTGGGCTAGGCATTTGAGGTCACGTCGCTCTGGCTCCTCTGACAATTTCTAATAAAATCAAAAGCTTCAAAAGCGCCCACGCTCAATATCCGTAACTGAACTGCCATACAAACAAACAGTGGAATCTGAAATCTGCGAGTGACCCAGCTGCGACATGGACACACTGGCAAAGTAActtgcaaaataaataaaactcaGCACTTGCAATTTACTCGGCAGTGATGAGAAGGGTACCTTTGTGGGGTACAGGATTGTTATTGGAAAAACAATGGGTGCTTCCAAAATATATAAGGCATACCTATGTACAtctataataatatttttaccaCATTGATACTTATATTATTAGAAATAATGAGGTACAATTTATAACTTAATGATTGAGATCATAAAAAATGCAGACTGATTTATTATAGCCACAAATCGCAAGAGTGTTATTTATGTAGGtttcggccaaagagctagtgagatggctctgagggcgccgagctgaaggctaccgaacgggtcgcaggttgcggatagcgagcgccctggttctccagggtagctacgaataagcgtggaagttggacacggcccggccaccgccaagcccccaacacgaagcgcaaataagtagccccggacagtcagcgggtatctgcgccgtagcagtaccgacgtcgcgcttgtgctgccgcctccgacaaatagctcacacacacccccttcccacactctttgaacctacctctttcccacccacacaactcatctcaccccgggctggactaaggtgtcactcgtaccgtgccgagagtcaatctggctgggagcccgagtcatcaaataactcagtctcaaacggtgagctcaggcaagtggcgaccgcctgttctaagtcagccttacccgggtacggcggatctctgcccgggtggacctgtcctttctccgcagctcgtgggatttAACATGGAGAACCTAACAATTAACAAACAAAAAGACTGCACAAGAcgagagcccgacactcttataaagtcggaagtcgtaaccaacgacgaaagtaagagcaagatcacggctctgactaccccagtccacgcgacgtcgacccctgccaaggccagcgaacaacgcagccggctaagcccaactcgccataatgacaagcccaagcctcccaccagcgtaggtgtggctaaccagccactccaacctgaggggagcgccaaagccggtctcatggtgagtaccagggcaaaggagtttaagagggtaccacctaaccaggcaggacctcttgaaagaAAGAAGGCTActaggatcctcaaacggctggccaccaatccgatacgtgaggatcagacttcgaaattggattaccagaaaatccaagaggacatagcctgggcgaAGGCAGTTATCCCAGatttcgacatcgctatgactaccagcaacaagcgagagaggtcgatggagtcagctcaaccagcgagcaagaaggccaaagtaaccaaccgcggcacatggtcgagatcctttgcggaggtggtaaaggatcggaagatcattggagtcatcgaccagagcgatgaaggcggaaggatcccaagaaaccattggggtctggttagacgggcccttgcgacagtggccttgaaagtgctggacgagaACCCAGgaccgccacccgattgcacagatgcagggtggtaccagggcaacgtaaagttgatcgcctgcgaagacgagagatcggcagcactctatAAGGCTGCAATTGACaaagtcggcgaggtctaccccggggccaagctggcagtttgtgaggctgcggacatcccgtctcgaccgagagcgagggtgtggctgccgtcggaaccatcggaaccagaggctatactcagcctgctgaccaggttcaacccaaaactgccaacagacggttggaaggtggtcaaggtggagaaaaccgagcgagtcaccatgagcgtggttatcctcctaaaccaggcctgcttggaacccctcgcagcccagCAGCACAGAGTAAACTACGGGTTCGACAAGGTGCAGCTTCGTATTTACGACACCGATAAAacagcggcagacaacctggctgcctgtgcgtcgtacgaacccccgagcgacgacgaaccagatcacgaggaggccaccctcaccggctacgtgtcaaccgactcggagctgacggagagcctgaaacagctgtgcacccaggacacaacccgaccagggcgctctgtcctccaggacatagcggaggaagcggagggtacccagcccgaccccagtcccaaagatggtgcagtttctgcaaattaatctgcaccacagcaaggcagcatccgctgccctcctcacccgcctggcaacaggcaacatagacgtagtcctcattcaagagccatggattgttggtaacaacatctgtggcctatcaacccccctatacaagctattttacaccaaggacaagggtaaaaccagaacctgcattcttacaaaaacacactttaacacatttcttattccacagtttagcgaaggcgaccttaccacggtcagactggagctaaacgaacacacccatcacaccatagcatcattctatctggctcacgaccacgaagggccactaccaaacaccactacacaagaactcatacgcactcactcatctaaggaactcatcctgggtggggacgctaactcacaccacacacaatggggaagtacaaacaccaacgaaaggggtgagttactctacgactatctccttcaatcaaatctattcatctgcaacaaaggtaatgacccaactttcatcactagaaataggagggaagtactagacattactctaatatctgatcccttacttaaccagctagacgcgtggaaggtggggatcgaacactcattctcggaccaccgatacatagaatttacaataagtcttgaacatcctcccgccgagaacataactaatctaagattaaccaactggggatactataaaaatctcctcaacaggaacctacccgctcctccgacacacatacgcaaccgtcaagaattagatagcctagttaacacttttactgatatctgcggtgaggccttaaaaagggcttgcccaagtagaacagtcaaaacaaagcacaaacccccatggtggaacccaaccctagcgaaccttaaaagagagtgtagaacttacttcaataaagctaaatacaacaatagcgaatcctcctggaatctatatcattcaaaactaagcctatacaaaaaggaaataagaatatcaaaacgaagagcctgggctaacttctgcagtagcatagaatctactgcggaggcatccagactcagaagaattctagctaaagctccagctaccattggctatcttaaaaccaatgctgatggctggacggaaaacagtcaggaaacccttgaactactgttagacacacACTTCCCTAACAATACCcaggtagtggaggacctccacatagaggtgaatctagacgaccagagtattgccaacatttcaaaccctgaccgcattcagtgggcagttaactcttttaagcccttcaaatcacctggcccagatgggttcttcccggcccagctacaacggacattagttatgtcccttccctggctgacagccatcttccacggctgccttgctctaaaccatattccaacaaggtggctggacgtcaAGGTAAtctttataccgaaagccggcaagccctcccacactaacccaaaggacttccgcccgatcagtctctcttccttcttgttgaagaccctggaaaggctaattgacacccatatcagactaaccatcgaccatagcctactctctgacgcacagcatgcgtaccgtaagggtagatcaaccgataccgccctccactctctagtgtacagtatagaacgaggcttccacaataaggaatactctcttgcagcgtttctagacatagaaggcgccttcaacaacgtcaccccaacggcgatcactggtgctctgactgaactgggcattgagcggcccatagtgggactcatacacaccatgctaaccagcagggtagtgcactccactatgggatcggccctctcgaccaggaatgtcagtagaggaaccccacaagggggcgtactctcacctcttctatgggttttggtggtcaacaaactgctatcacttctagaagaggc is from Drosophila suzukii chromosome 3, CBGP_Dsuzu_IsoJpt1.0, whole genome shotgun sequence and encodes:
- the LOC136116899 gene encoding uncharacterized protein is translated as MENLTINKQKDCTRREPDTLIKSEVVTNDESKSKITALTTPVHATSTPAKASEQRSRLSPTRHNDKPKPPTSVGVANQPLQPEGSAKAGLMVSTRAKEFKRVPPNQAGPLERKKATRILKRLATNPIREDQTSKLDYQKIQEDIAWAKAVIPDFDIAMTTSNKRERSMESAQPASKKAKVTNRGTWSRSFAEVVKDRKIIGVIDQSDEGGRIPRNHWGLVRRALATVALKVLDENPGPPPDCTDAGWYQGNVKLIACEDERSAALYKAAIDKVGEVYPGAKLAVCEAADIPSRPRARVWLPSEPSEPEAILSLLTRFNPKLPTDGWKVVKVEKTERVTMSVVILLNQACLEPLAAQQHRVNYGFDKVQLRIYDTDKTAADNLAACASYEPPSDDEPDHEEATLTGYVSTDSELTESLKQLCTQDTTRPGRSVLQDIAEEAEGTQPDPSPKDGAVSAN